The Pogona vitticeps strain Pit_001003342236 chromosome 3, PviZW2.1, whole genome shotgun sequence genome includes a window with the following:
- the LOC110073042 gene encoding phospholipid scramblase 2 has product MTSNKPAPGPPAPGYPGSGYPGPQAQYGYPQYAAGPGQYPPGPGFAAAPGQPPYTFQGYPGPYGAPPVQGQPDGAPGAMWMPPPPPPPNCPPGLEYLTQIDQILIHQQLELLEIITGFETCNKYEIKNAMGQKVYFAAEENDCCTRNCCGPSRPFTMKIMDNLGQEVIELTRPLRCSSCCCPCCLQELEVHAPPGTPVGYIKQLWDPCLPKFTIQNEAKEDILKIVGPCIVCSCCEDINFEVKSTDEKNTVGRISKQWTGFVKEAFTDADNFGIQFPLDLDVKMKAVMLGACFLIDFMFFEHGQNRQQRAGVW; this is encoded by the exons atgacat CAAATAAACCAGCGCCAGGCCCACCAGCTCCTGGCTACCCTGGATCTGGATATCCTGGACCACAGGCACAATATGGATACCCTCAGTATGCTGCAGGACCAGGTCAATATCCTCCTGGACCGGGCTTTGCAG CTGCTCCAGGTCAGCCTCCATATACATTCCAGGGGTATCCAGGACCTTATGGGGCTCCCCCTGTTCAGGGTCAGCCTGATGGTGCTCCTGGTGCAATGTGGATGCCGCCGCCACCTCCACCTCCCAACTGTCCCCCAGGTTTGGAATATCTAACCCAG ATCGATCAGATATTAATTCATCAGCAGCTTGAACTCCTGGAAA ttATCACTGGCTTTGAAACATGCaacaaatatgaaataaaaaatgcTATGGGTCAAAAGGTGTATTTTGCTGCTGAAGAGAATGACTGCTGTACACGCAACTGCTGTGGACCATCACGACCCTTCACAATGAAAATCATGGATAATCTAGGCCAAGAAGTCATAGAACTCACACGACCTTTGAGATGCTCCAGTTGCTGCTGTCCTTGCTGCTTACAAGAG CTTGAAGTTCATGCCCCCCCAGGCACGCCAGTTGGATATATTAAACAGCTCTGGGATCCTTGTTTGCCTAAATTCACCATACAGAATGAAGCCAAAGAAGATATCCTGAAAATTGTTGGACCCTGTATAGTGTGCAGCTGTTGTGAAGATATTAATTTTGAG gtaaAGTCAACAGATGAGAAGAACACAGTTGGCAGAATTTCTAAGCAGTGGACTGGCTTTGTGAAAGAAGCTTTTACTGATGCAGACAACTTCGGAATCCAGTTCCCATTGGACCTTGATGTTAAAATGAAAGCTGTCATGCTTGGGGCTTGCTTCCTTATA GATTTCATGTTTTTTGAACATGGACAAAACCGACAGCAACGAGCTGGGGTCTGGTAA